A region of Haliotis asinina isolate JCU_RB_2024 chromosome 9, JCU_Hal_asi_v2, whole genome shotgun sequence DNA encodes the following proteins:
- the LOC137295801 gene encoding toll-like receptor 13 has product MKLHTRIFFILCALNLAWASRQSRSCGNNVCRCGRSAENRTIQYMDCSNRSLTFIPKATKLDKTSPTYIFFNDNDLAVINNDTFRNISRLNVVYLRLRRSGIVNISSDAFSTLPHLLRLDVSYNRINLHQLRTSLRSLENKNFQNLNMSHMHIESIPENMFASFRNLSSINISLAFNSLTSISPDHIGDVPGLQFLNLAWNKLSNFSMWQNLTSNMKKLRLDNNYFNAFPNFCKNHSHSFFPDLERLSLQFNFMRTIISEHYSCLKKLKKLYLNGNLFKTLKSNMFAGLLSIDSIQLSEIFALLTIEKAPFNNTSLKKAFFRKNALYTARPRKNLNIFEGCSSLDLLNLADNILDKTSEEQFDQLFKPIRNLTYLIMGGCRLTKIPKAVIKYLHNLRALVLYNNRIGSWPDGSLDSLVYLDTIYMRQNVISVVSESSFPPGFRRRAKHIELFYNSFQCTCELKWFIDWMKERPHVFNLPEYTELYRCTSPASVYRDVLEDIPLSENICLLDLNSKIITLTCSTLLLVFLVVGSVLYRLRWYLQYLVYMIRYRNRHETDTGNYEYDAFIAYSVADRPWVIKTLMPILEGEGQLKLCIHDRDFEVGNLIVDNIVDCIENSRCLVILLSNSFAQSDWCQFELALIQRYVLENVNRLLVVVMLEDIHTSYMTKAMTAMLQTTTYLQWGEEDYARTAFFNRLRLLLRRPTQKARIRTNSV; this is encoded by the coding sequence ATGAAACTACACACTCGTATCTTCTTCATCCTGTGTGCTCTCAATCTGGCCTGGGCGTCTCGTCAATCAAGATCGTGTGGGAACAATGTGTGTCGGTGCGGACGATCGGCCGAAAACCGAACCATACAATACATGGACTGTTCTAACCGAAGtctaactttcattccaaaggCAACAAAACTAGACAAAACCTCGCCGACTTACATATTCTTCAATGACAATGATTTAGCAGTCATAAATAATGACACATTTCGGAACATATCAAGGCTGAATGTTGTGTATCTGAGACTACGAAGAAGTGGTATTGTGAACATATCCAGCGATGCATTCTCCACCCTACCGCATCTGTTAAGGTTAGATGTAAGTTACAATCGCATCAATCTTCATCAGCTAAGAACCTCACTTAGATCTCTGGAAAACAAAAACTTCCAGAACCTGAATATGAGCCATATGCATATTGAGTCCATCccagaaaatatgtttgcatCATTCAGGAATCTTTCTTCGATAAATATTTCACTTGCCTTCAATAGCCTTACATCAATCAGCCCTGACCATATTGGGGATGTTCCTGGTTTACAGTTTCTTAATCTTGCGTGGAACAAGCTGTCAAATTTTTCAATGTGGCAAAATCTGACCAGTAATATGAAAAAATTAAGACTTgataataattattttaatgcttttccaaatttctgtaAGAACCATAGCCATTCCTTTTTTCCTGACTTAGAAAGACTCAGTTTGCAGTTCAACTTTATGAGAACGATAATTTCAGAACACTACAGCTGCTTGAAGAAATTGAAGAAATTATATCTGAATGGGAATTTGTTTAAGACTTTGAAATCCAACATGTTTGCCGGTCTACTATCAATTGACAGTATCCAGCTCTCAGAGATCTTTGCCCTCCTAACCATCGAAAAGGCCCCGTTTAACAATACCAGTCTAAAGAAAGCATTTTTCCGAAAAAATGCGTTATACACTGCACGGCCTCGTAAGAATCTCAACATTTTCGAAGGTTGTTCATCTTTGGATCTGTTGAATTTGGCTGACAACATTTTAGATAAAACAAGTGAAGAGCAGTTTGATCAGTTATTCAAGCCAATTAGAAATTTGACTTATTTGATTATGGGAGGTTGTCGATTGACCAAAATCCCCAAAGCTGTGATCAAATACCTTCATAATCTCAGGGCGCTTGTGCTGTACAACAACAGGATCGGCTCTTGGCCAGACGGATCTCTTGACAGTCTGGTATATCTGGATACAATTTACATGAGGCAAAATGTCATATCGGTCGTCTCTGAATCGTCTTTCCCACCAGGATTCAGAAGAAGAGCCAAGCATATTGAGTTATTCTATAATTCGTTTCAATGTACATGTGAATTAAAGTGGTTTATCGACTGGATGAAGGAACGGCCACACGTCTTCAATTTACCGGAATATACAGAACTCTACAGATGTACGTCACCTGCTTCTGTTTATCGTGATGTCCTAGAGGACATACCGCTGTCAGAAAACATATGTTTGCTTGACCTGAACTCAAAAATAATCACGTTGACATGTTCAACGTTGTTGCTGGTGTTTCTTGTTGTCGGCTCGGTCCTGTATCGGCTACGGTGGTACTTACAGTATCTTGTGTACATGATCAGATACAGAAACCGCCATGAAACAGACACTGGAAACTATGAATATGACGCATTTATCGCCTACAGCGTTGCCGACCGTCCCTGGGTTATCAAGACACTAATGCCCATTcttgaaggtgaaggtcaactGAAACTATGCATCCATGACCGTGATTTCGAAGTAGGGAACCTCATTGTTGACAATATTGTTGATTGTATCGAAAATAGTCGCTGTTTGGTGATTCTTCTGTCAAACAGTTTTGCTCAAAGTGATTGGTGCCAGTTTGAATTGGCTCTTATTCAGAGATATGTACTGGAGAATGTAAATCGTCTGCTCGTGGTGGTCATGCTAGAAGACATCCATACGAGTTACATGACCAAAGCCATGACAGCAATGTTGCAGACGACAACTTACTTACAGTGGGGCGAGGAGGATTATGCAAGGACAGCGTTCTTTAATCGACTGCGGCTGTTGCTGCGCAGGCCCACACAGAAAGCCAGAATACGGACAAATTCGGTGTAA